In Erigeron canadensis isolate Cc75 chromosome 6, C_canadensis_v1, whole genome shotgun sequence, the following are encoded in one genomic region:
- the LOC122604046 gene encoding membrane-anchored ubiquitin-fold protein 2-like: MSGVQDSLEIKFRLIDGSDIGPKSFPAAASVAALKESILSQWPKEKENAPRTVKDIKIISAGKILENNKTVGECRNALCDVPGGITTMHVVVSQPSQEKEKKATNDLKQNKCSCVIL; this comes from the exons ATGTCTGGAGTACAAGATTCACTAGAGATTAAGTTTCGTTTGATAGATGGATCCGATATTGGTCCAAAGAGCTTTCCGGCAGCTGCAAGTGTTGCAGCCTTGAAAGAAAGTATCCTTTCTCAATGGCCCAAAG AGAAGGAGAATGCTCCACGTACAGTAAAagatataaagataattagtgctGGAAAAATATTGGAGAACAACAAAACAGTAGGAGAATGCAGGAATGCATTATGTGATGTTCCTGGTGGAATCACAACCATGCATGTCGTTGTTAGTCAGCCATCCCAAGAAAAAG AAAAGAAAGCGACAAACGACCTGAAACAGAACAAATGCTCTTGTGTTATTTTATGA